One part of the Salvelinus sp. IW2-2015 linkage group LG28, ASM291031v2, whole genome shotgun sequence genome encodes these proteins:
- the LOC111954460 gene encoding cAMP-dependent protein kinase inhibitor beta-like, with product MTDVEPVVTDFAATGRTGRRNAVPDIAGAGPADLSDKLAELSVVDDGGEGGECTSSGSPPNCPIEGEEKAEGT from the exons ATGACTGATGTGGAGCCTGTTGTCACTGATTTTGCAGCCACGGGGAGGACTGGCCGGAGGAACGCTGTACCTGATATCGCTGGGGCAGGGCCTGCTGACCTGTCAGACAAACTAGCAGAGCTCTCTGTTGTAG ATGATGGAGGAGAAGGCGGAGAGTGCACGTCCTCTGGAAGCCCACCGAATTGCCCTATAGAGGGTGAGGAGAAGGCGGAGGGGACGTAA
- the LOC111954577 gene encoding fatty acid-binding protein, brain, translating into MVDAFCATWKLVDSDNFDEYMKALGVGFATRQVGNVTKPTVIIAKEGDKVVVKTQSTFKNTEISFKLGEEFDEATADDRNCKSTVSLDGDKLAHVQKWDGKETKFVREIKDGKLVMTLTFEDIVAVRTYEKA; encoded by the exons ATGGTTGATGCCTTCTGTGCCACCTGGAAACTGGTCGACAGTGACAACTTCGATGAGTACATGAAAGCACTTG GTGTTGGTTTTGCAACAAGGCAGGTCGGAAATGTGACCAAACCAACCGTTATCATCGCAAAAGAGGGGGACAAAGTGGTCGTTAAAACCCAGAGTACTTTCAAGAACACTGAAATATCCTTCAAACTGGGAGAGGAGTTTGATGAAGCCACTGCAGATGACAGAAACTGTAAA TCCACTGTGAGCTTGGATGGAGATAAGCTTGCTCACGTTCAGAAGTGGGACGGCAAGGAGACCAAGTTTGTGAGAGAAATCAAGGATGGAAAATTGGTCATG ACTCTTACATTTGAAGACATTGTCGCAGTGCGTACCTATGAGAAGGCATGA